In one Thermosipho ferrireducens genomic region, the following are encoded:
- the rpoB gene encoding DNA-directed RNA polymerase subunit beta, which produces MKELKAGKRTRLSFGRVHEPIPVPNLVEIQTRSYSEFLEKGILQVLKKFSPITSSKTDTRKEKGFSLEFVSVRVGEPQNTVQECKERLLTYTVPVYTTVRITDNSTNEMLEEEAFLGYIPYMTSKATFIINGAERVVVNQLVRSPGVYFVEEPTKNPGAKPIYVAHFLPVRGAWFEILLNLNDETFYARIDRKRRINLFLFLKALGYTEDVELLSLFPDWVDVEDEYSLTHAEGLVVLEDVKDKSGELIAKKGDVLTTGLIEKLSESTVERIKVSHRYAHNTLEKLKHTYGEVDENRAYIEVFRKLRPGELPRINAAKLFLNNLYFNEERFELSEVGRFKMNNRLEEAYRKYLVEVEGKDPEEVKDMKYNESGNVLTKMDIVLAARNLLEIYKHPGTMDTKDHLGNKRVRTVGELIRIEFERAFSKAVFIIQEKLATYTSLDKISVQSLINVRSIIATINSFFATNPLSQFMDQTNPLAELTHKRRLTAVGPGGLKRERARFEVRDVHHSHYGRMCPIETPEGANIGLITSLSVYATIDKYGFLVTPYIKVVKGHVTDEIVYLTADEEENYKIAPSTTPVDENGMIIPESVTVRYEEKVLYVNREDVQFLDVAPNQIVSVSTSLIPFLEHDDANRALMGSNMQRQGVPLIETEAPRVGTGMEWHAAKYSGSIVLAEHDGIVKKVDAEKIIIHRLDENGKEMYDSMGNPVFDTYRLLKFIRTNQDTCINQRPIVNAGDFVKKGDPIADGPATDMGELALGKNVLVAFVPWEGYNFEDAILVSEELLEKETYTSIHIEVYETTARDTRLGPEEITPDIPNVSKEKLRNLDEEGIIRIGAYVGPQDILVGKVTPKSESDTTPEEKIIRSVFGEKGKEVKDSSLRVPHGVEGRVIAVHVFDKEKDGDLGPGVNKLIRVYVAIRKPLEVGDKLAGRHGNKGVVSKILPKEDMPFLPDGTPVQIVLSPLGVPSRMNVGQILETSLGWLAVLTNRWFATPVFDGAKEKDILPELYKVRKSLGLEMGDNKKNPTGKVMLRDGRTGKEFDSPILVGYMYVMKLIHIARDKIHARSTGPYSLIHQQPLGGKAQFGGQRFGEMEVWALEAYGAAHTLNEMLTVKSDDIKGRNDVYKAILKGKNIPEPGLPESFKVLVRELRGLALDVRVYDEHGKEIDIEKL; this is translated from the coding sequence ATGAAAGAACTTAAAGCTGGTAAAAGGACCCGTTTATCATTTGGTAGGGTCCATGAACCTATCCCTGTCCCAAACCTCGTGGAAATTCAGACCCGCTCTTATTCTGAATTTCTCGAGAAAGGGATTCTTCAGGTACTCAAGAAGTTTTCCCCTATAACGTCTTCAAAGACTGATACGAGAAAAGAAAAAGGATTTAGTTTAGAGTTTGTGTCGGTACGCGTTGGAGAACCTCAGAATACTGTTCAAGAGTGTAAGGAGAGATTGCTGACTTACACTGTTCCCGTTTATACAACTGTGAGAATAACTGACAACAGTACCAATGAAATGCTGGAAGAGGAAGCATTTCTTGGTTACATACCTTACATGACGTCCAAGGCAACATTCATCATAAATGGTGCTGAAAGAGTGGTTGTGAATCAGTTAGTTAGAAGCCCCGGCGTATACTTTGTAGAAGAACCGACAAAAAACCCTGGAGCAAAACCTATTTATGTAGCTCACTTTTTGCCTGTAAGAGGTGCGTGGTTTGAAATCCTGTTAAATCTTAACGATGAAACTTTTTATGCAAGAATTGATAGAAAAAGAAGGATAAACCTATTTTTGTTTTTGAAAGCTCTTGGATATACAGAAGATGTGGAGCTTCTTTCGTTATTCCCTGATTGGGTTGATGTTGAAGATGAATATTCTTTGACTCATGCGGAAGGGTTAGTGGTGCTCGAGGATGTGAAAGATAAATCTGGTGAATTAATAGCAAAAAAGGGAGATGTTCTCACCACAGGTTTGATTGAGAAACTTTCCGAATCAACTGTGGAAAGGATAAAAGTTTCCCACAGATATGCACATAACACTCTTGAAAAATTAAAACACACTTATGGAGAAGTTGATGAAAATAGAGCTTATATTGAGGTTTTTAGAAAATTAAGACCTGGAGAACTTCCAAGGATAAATGCCGCGAAATTATTCCTGAATAATCTTTATTTCAACGAGGAAAGATTTGAACTCTCAGAAGTTGGTCGTTTCAAGATGAATAATAGACTTGAAGAAGCTTACAGAAAATACCTTGTGGAAGTGGAAGGTAAAGACCCGGAAGAAGTAAAAGATATGAAATATAATGAATCAGGTAATGTTTTAACCAAGATGGATATAGTGCTTGCCGCACGAAATCTTCTTGAAATATATAAACATCCCGGGACGATGGATACAAAAGACCATCTTGGAAATAAGAGAGTTAGAACTGTTGGAGAGCTTATAAGAATAGAGTTTGAACGGGCGTTTTCCAAAGCGGTGTTTATAATTCAGGAAAAATTGGCTACTTACACATCGCTGGATAAGATTTCTGTTCAAAGCTTGATAAATGTTAGATCCATAATAGCTACTATAAATTCTTTCTTTGCTACAAATCCATTATCGCAGTTTATGGATCAAACTAATCCTCTGGCGGAACTCACTCACAAAAGAAGGCTTACAGCTGTCGGGCCTGGAGGATTGAAAAGGGAAAGGGCGAGATTTGAAGTACGTGACGTACACCATTCACATTACGGAAGAATGTGTCCTATTGAGACGCCGGAAGGTGCCAATATAGGACTTATAACTTCTCTATCTGTTTACGCTACTATAGATAAATATGGATTTTTAGTTACGCCTTATATTAAAGTTGTAAAAGGACACGTGACCGATGAAATAGTTTATTTAACGGCTGATGAGGAAGAAAATTATAAAATTGCTCCTTCGACTACACCAGTTGATGAAAACGGTATGATAATTCCGGAAAGTGTTACTGTAAGATATGAGGAAAAGGTGCTTTATGTTAACAGAGAAGATGTACAATTTCTTGATGTGGCACCTAACCAAATAGTAAGTGTTTCGACATCGCTGATACCATTTTTAGAACACGACGATGCTAATAGGGCATTGATGGGTTCTAACATGCAAAGACAGGGCGTACCATTAATAGAAACGGAAGCTCCAAGAGTAGGTACAGGTATGGAATGGCATGCGGCAAAATATTCTGGAAGTATTGTTCTGGCAGAGCATGATGGAATAGTTAAGAAAGTTGATGCGGAGAAAATAATTATCCATAGATTGGATGAAAATGGTAAGGAAATGTACGATTCTATGGGAAATCCTGTTTTTGATACTTACAGGCTCCTTAAATTCATCAGGACAAACCAGGATACGTGTATAAATCAAAGGCCTATAGTTAATGCTGGAGATTTTGTAAAAAAAGGTGATCCAATAGCAGATGGACCGGCCACAGATATGGGAGAATTAGCCCTGGGGAAAAACGTACTTGTTGCGTTTGTTCCATGGGAAGGATACAATTTTGAAGATGCTATACTTGTTAGTGAAGAGCTCCTTGAAAAGGAAACTTATACATCAATTCATATAGAAGTTTATGAAACAACAGCTCGAGATACAAGATTAGGGCCGGAAGAGATTACACCGGACATTCCAAATGTCAGCAAAGAAAAATTAAGAAATCTGGATGAAGAAGGAATAATAAGGATAGGAGCTTATGTTGGACCGCAGGATATACTTGTTGGAAAGGTTACTCCAAAAAGTGAAAGTGATACGACTCCTGAAGAAAAAATAATCCGTTCTGTGTTTGGAGAGAAAGGAAAAGAAGTAAAAGATTCTTCTTTAAGAGTACCGCACGGTGTAGAAGGTCGTGTAATAGCCGTTCACGTTTTTGATAAAGAAAAAGATGGAGACCTTGGCCCTGGTGTGAATAAACTTATAAGAGTGTATGTGGCTATCAGAAAACCTTTAGAAGTAGGAGATAAATTAGCGGGAAGACACGGAAACAAAGGTGTGGTTTCTAAGATTCTTCCAAAAGAAGATATGCCTTTCTTGCCAGATGGTACACCAGTTCAAATAGTGTTAAGTCCGCTGGGTGTTCCTTCACGTATGAATGTAGGGCAGATTCTTGAAACAAGTCTTGGATGGCTTGCTGTCCTTACCAATAGATGGTTTGCAACGCCAGTATTTGATGGAGCAAAAGAAAAAGATATATTACCAGAACTTTATAAGGTTAGAAAAAGTCTGGGCCTTGAAATGGGAGACAATAAAAAGAATCCTACAGGTAAAGTCATGCTGAGAGATGGCAGAACGGGGAAAGAGTTTGATTCTCCTATACTTGTAGGTTATATGTATGTGATGAAGCTTATCCATATAGCAAGGGATAAAATACATGCGCGTTCTACTGGTCCTTATTCTCTTATTCACCAGCAGCCTCTTGGTGGTAAGGCGCAGTTTGGTGGACAGAGATTCGGGGAAATGGAAGTTTGGGCTTTAGAAGCATATGGCGCGGCACATACACTCAACGAAATGTTAACAGTAAAAAGTGATGATATAAAAGGTAGAAATGATGTTTACAAAGCGATTTTAAAAGGAAAAAATATTCCTGAACCAGGATTGCCGGAAAGCTTTAAAGTGTTGGTCAGGGAACTTAGGGGTCTTGCCCTTGATGTTCGCGTATATGACGAACACGGCAAGGAAATTGACATAGAGAAATTATAA
- the rplL gene encoding 50S ribosomal protein L7/L12, with product MSLEEIVSAIENLTVAELAELVKMLEDKFGVSASAPVMAMPVAGAAAGGAAQAEEKTEFDVVLKSFGAKKINVIKIVREITGLGLKEAKDLVEKAGTPDAVIKEGVKKEEAEEIKKKIEEAGGEVELK from the coding sequence ATGTCATTAGAAGAAATTGTTAGCGCAATTGAAAATCTTACAGTTGCAGAACTTGCAGAACTTGTGAAAATGCTGGAAGACAAATTTGGTGTTAGCGCATCAGCTCCAGTAATGGCTATGCCCGTCGCAGGTGCAGCAGCTGGAGGAGCTGCCCAGGCAGAAGAGAAAACAGAGTTTGATGTTGTTCTCAAGAGCTTTGGTGCAAAGAAAATAAACGTTATTAAGATTGTCAGAGAAATTACAGGTCTTGGACTCAAAGAAGCAAAAGATCTTGTAGAAAAAGCTGGAACACCAGATGCTGTAATTAAGGAAGGAGTAAAGAAAGAAGAAGCAGAAGAGATCAAGAAAAAGATTGAAGAAGCTGGCGGAGAAGTAGAACTTAAATAA
- the rplJ gene encoding 50S ribosomal protein L10, whose translation MLTRAQKEKLVKEFAETFKNSSLIMFTDYKGLNVQQITELRRKLREKLESGARYRVVKNSVIRFALKEAGWDIEEISHVFEGPTAVLYVEEGDPIEAIKIVYDFSKKMKGVPSFKGLYLDGKYYGPEEVEELSKLPSKEQLLAMVVGGVQGPIRGFVNVLAGTLRGLLYALNAIKDKKSE comes from the coding sequence TTGCTGACAAGAGCTCAAAAAGAAAAACTTGTTAAGGAATTTGCGGAAACTTTCAAAAATTCTTCCCTTATAATGTTTACAGACTATAAAGGGTTAAATGTTCAGCAAATAACGGAATTAAGAAGAAAACTCAGGGAAAAACTTGAGAGTGGAGCAAGGTATAGGGTAGTAAAAAACAGTGTGATAAGGTTCGCATTAAAAGAAGCGGGTTGGGATATTGAAGAGATTTCCCACGTGTTTGAAGGACCAACAGCTGTTTTATATGTTGAAGAAGGAGATCCAATAGAAGCTATAAAAATCGTTTACGACTTTTCAAAGAAAATGAAAGGAGTACCATCTTTCAAAGGTTTGTACCTTGATGGAAAGTATTACGGTCCAGAAGAAGTAGAAGAACTTTCCAAACTTCCATCCAAGGAACAGCTTCTTGCCATGGTTGTTGGAGGCGTTCAGGGACCAATTAGAGGTTTCGTCAATGTTCTTGCAGGCACTCTTAGGGGCTTATTATATGCTCTTAATGCTATTAAGGATAAAAAGTCTGAATAA
- a CDS encoding helix-turn-helix domain-containing protein translates to MEKVELVLKVLSDSDKPLRPGEIAEKAGIDKKEVSELIKQLKKEGKIESPKRCYYAIKK, encoded by the coding sequence ATGGAAAAGGTTGAACTTGTCTTGAAAGTTTTATCAGATTCTGATAAACCGTTAAGACCTGGCGAAATAGCAGAAAAAGCGGGAATAGATAAGAAAGAAGTGAGTGAATTGATAAAACAGTTGAAAAAGGAAGGAAAAATAGAGTCTCCTAAAAGATGTTATTATGCCATAAAAAAATAG
- the glpX gene encoding class II fructose-bisphosphatase, with translation MEKIEKEITLELVRVTEAASLMASKFLGRGDKEAVDKIASDSMRGMLDYIDMQGVVIIGEGEKDKAPMLYKGEQVGNWEDGTPELDIAVDPVDGTRLVAYGLPNAISVIAATDRGSIEYLPTFYSYKLAVGPELAGKLDINASIRENLRVAAAILNIDISELTVVILNRDRHREIINEVRKVGARIKLISDGDIAAAIATALPDSYVDIYIGIGGSPEAILAAAALKSLGGEIQIKLWPIDENERNLLAEKGYDASKVYKTDDLIKSENVIFAATGITDGDLLRGVKYSKNKAITESIVMRSRSKTLRKIISYHDLRYKTIPLKSEGEIRFLNGHI, from the coding sequence GTGGAAAAGATAGAAAAGGAAATAACCCTTGAACTGGTCAGAGTGACAGAAGCAGCTTCATTGATGGCAAGTAAGTTTTTGGGTAGAGGAGACAAGGAAGCAGTGGATAAAATAGCGAGTGACTCCATGCGAGGAATGCTCGACTATATAGACATGCAGGGAGTAGTTATTATAGGAGAAGGTGAGAAAGACAAAGCGCCCATGCTGTACAAAGGGGAACAGGTGGGAAACTGGGAAGATGGAACCCCGGAATTAGATATAGCAGTTGATCCTGTGGATGGAACAAGGCTTGTAGCGTATGGATTGCCAAATGCGATAAGCGTTATTGCAGCAACAGATAGAGGAAGTATTGAATACCTTCCAACGTTTTATTCCTATAAACTTGCCGTTGGTCCAGAACTTGCTGGAAAGTTAGATATTAATGCCTCAATTAGAGAAAACTTGAGAGTAGCTGCTGCTATATTGAATATAGATATCTCTGAACTTACGGTAGTTATTTTAAATAGAGATAGGCATAGGGAAATTATAAACGAAGTACGAAAGGTGGGAGCAAGAATAAAGTTAATAAGCGATGGAGATATTGCAGCGGCTATTGCTACGGCACTTCCAGATAGCTACGTTGATATTTATATAGGTATAGGAGGTTCTCCTGAAGCGATTTTAGCCGCGGCTGCTTTAAAGTCTCTTGGCGGTGAAATTCAAATAAAATTATGGCCAATTGATGAAAATGAAAGAAATCTTCTCGCAGAAAAGGGTTATGATGCAAGTAAAGTTTATAAGACAGACGATCTTATAAAAAGTGAAAATGTAATTTTTGCAGCTACAGGGATAACAGATGGAGATTTGTTAAGAGGGGTGAAATATTCTAAAAATAAGGCAATAACAGAATCAATAGTGATGAGGTCAAGATCAAAGACTTTAAGGAAGATAATATCTTATCATGATTTAAGATATAAGACTATACCCCTGAAATCCGAGGGTGAAATACGATTTTTAAACGGCCACATCTAA
- a CDS encoding pseudouridine synthase — MRLDRFLSNAGIGSRKEVKKLIKCGRIKVNNKIIRHPAYYVNEEETVFLDDERVIPYHNVYIVMNKPEGFTCSKSEYEPNIFEFLIHPYLDKLHIAGRLDKDVEGLIIITNDGQFTHKVISPKSKVEKEYHVEVEGILTDKMINKVEKGIVLKNGMVFAPAKIKQLSDGMVSLVITEGKYHEVKYIIAAIGLVLKRMRRVRIGNLRLDEFNLKKGQWKEIPRKKALKALEGYDKSVYSE; from the coding sequence ATGCGTCTTGATAGGTTTTTATCCAATGCAGGAATTGGTTCAAGAAAAGAGGTAAAGAAGTTGATAAAGTGTGGAAGAATAAAGGTGAATAATAAAATTATAAGACATCCTGCTTATTATGTAAATGAAGAAGAAACAGTTTTTCTGGATGATGAAAGGGTAATACCTTACCATAATGTGTATATTGTTATGAATAAACCTGAAGGTTTTACGTGTAGCAAGTCAGAGTATGAACCAAACATATTTGAATTTTTGATACATCCATATTTAGATAAGCTGCATATTGCAGGAAGGCTGGATAAGGATGTAGAAGGTTTAATAATTATAACTAATGATGGACAATTTACTCATAAAGTAATTTCACCAAAATCTAAAGTGGAAAAAGAATATCACGTGGAAGTAGAAGGAATTTTGACGGACAAAATGATTAATAAAGTGGAAAAAGGAATAGTGTTGAAAAATGGAATGGTTTTTGCACCTGCAAAAATAAAGCAGTTGTCTGATGGAATGGTATCTCTTGTTATTACAGAAGGTAAATATCATGAAGTTAAATATATAATTGCGGCGATAGGACTTGTTTTAAAAAGAATGAGAAGAGTTAGAATAGGAAATTTGAGATTAGATGAATTTAATTTAAAAAAAGGGCAATGGAAAGAAATTCCCAGAAAAAAAGCGCTAAAAGCTTTAGAAGGATACGATAAATCAGTTTATAGCGAGTAA
- the folP gene encoding dihydropteroate synthase, protein MLFEYTTPRNKVIKFDHTYVMGIVNVTPDSFYPGSRVDKDKLLSTVKEMINNGAEIIDVGGESTRPGSERVSLDEELNRVLPAIEAIRENFDVLISIDTYKSVVAEESLKIGVDIVNDISAMKFDENMVNVVKKYNCPVILMHMKGTPRNMQENPYYHDTVQEIYDYLKERVEFAKSNGISQIIVDPGIGFGKRLIDNLLIIKHLSKFKEIGYPVLLGASRKSMIGMILDLPVEERLEGTLAITAAGVINGADIIRVHDVKENVRVVKVIEAIINATQG, encoded by the coding sequence ATGTTATTTGAATACACAACTCCGAGAAATAAGGTTATAAAATTTGATCATACGTATGTTATGGGAATAGTAAATGTGACACCTGATTCCTTTTATCCTGGAAGTAGAGTGGATAAAGATAAATTACTTTCTACGGTGAAAGAAATGATAAATAATGGGGCAGAGATTATAGACGTTGGTGGTGAAAGTACGAGACCTGGTTCTGAAAGGGTATCACTTGATGAGGAATTGAATCGGGTGTTGCCTGCAATTGAGGCTATTAGAGAAAATTTTGATGTGCTTATTTCAATTGACACATACAAATCTGTTGTGGCAGAAGAAAGTTTAAAAATAGGAGTTGATATAGTCAATGACATTAGTGCAATGAAATTTGATGAGAATATGGTGAATGTTGTAAAAAAATACAATTGTCCGGTAATACTAATGCATATGAAAGGGACCCCCAGGAATATGCAGGAAAATCCATATTATCATGATACGGTACAGGAAATATACGATTATTTAAAAGAAAGAGTTGAATTTGCAAAATCTAATGGTATTTCTCAGATCATTGTGGACCCTGGTATAGGTTTCGGAAAAAGACTGATTGACAACTTATTGATAATTAAACACCTTTCAAAATTTAAAGAAATAGGTTACCCCGTTCTTTTAGGTGCCAGTCGTAAGTCAATGATAGGAATGATATTGGATTTACCTGTTGAGGAAAGATTGGAAGGGACTTTGGCAATAACTGCAGCAGGAGTGATTAATGGGGCAGACATTATTAGAGTCCACGATGTGAAAGAAAATGTTAGAGTTGTTAAAGTAATAGAAGCTATTATTAATGCTACCCAGGGATGA
- a CDS encoding alpha/beta hydrolase, whose amino-acid sequence MNLLTLPENIKATTVSQPIFLKGTSEEAILLIHGFTGIPLDMAYVAHQLNAAGFTVSVPRLPGHGTSSEDFLRSTWRDWLRKVIDTYLDLSGIYKKVYVAGLSMGGLLTLILASIFHPPKIATIAGAIIINDWRIKLTPILSVFLKQLPKKQPQQKYDNPELEYLSKEYWSYNWPPQGKQLYKLMKIARKNLKKVSSDILILASENDKTVPLKAAHYIYHNVSSEKRKIIVFKKSGHVMTNDIEKEKVALELIKWFKN is encoded by the coding sequence ATGAATCTTTTAACATTACCTGAAAACATTAAAGCAACTACTGTGTCACAACCTATTTTTCTTAAAGGAACATCAGAAGAAGCCATATTACTAATTCATGGGTTTACAGGAATTCCTTTAGACATGGCCTATGTTGCACATCAACTAAACGCTGCAGGGTTTACCGTATCTGTCCCACGCCTCCCAGGTCACGGCACTTCTTCCGAAGATTTTTTAAGGAGCACATGGAGAGATTGGCTCAGAAAAGTAATCGATACGTATCTTGACCTGTCTGGAATATACAAAAAAGTTTATGTGGCCGGACTTTCTATGGGGGGACTTCTTACATTAATACTTGCGAGTATATTTCATCCTCCAAAAATTGCAACTATAGCCGGGGCAATTATAATAAATGATTGGAGAATAAAATTAACACCTATACTTTCAGTTTTCCTCAAACAGTTACCAAAAAAACAGCCACAACAAAAATATGATAATCCAGAATTAGAGTATCTCTCAAAAGAATATTGGAGCTATAATTGGCCTCCACAGGGAAAACAGTTATACAAACTTATGAAAATTGCCCGAAAAAATCTCAAAAAAGTATCATCTGATATCTTAATACTTGCATCAGAAAATGATAAAACAGTTCCTTTGAAAGCTGCACATTATATTTATCACAACGTTTCCTCTGAAAAACGTAAAATAATCGTTTTCAAAAAAAGTGGCCACGTAATGACAAACGATATAGAAAAAGAAAAAGTAGCTTTAGAGTTGATTAAATGGTTCAAAAATTGA
- a CDS encoding ABC transporter substrate-binding protein, with amino-acid sequence MKKFFFIISLILVFTVVLGQGKLVFWHTQVEENRQKIINQLVETFEIETGINVDVVAVEENEMFSKLAAAKAAGTLPDIIEAGAETVLSLGADGLLDTILPTRFINSAATFYEGAARFVRTPDGESFYAVPFHGWVQGIWYRKDWFEKAGLEPPVTWDAILKAAKYFHNPDKGIYGIVLAKNADSYAEQVFTIFALSNGARIFDENGNIIVNSPQMKEALSFYKELGKYSAPGHTYWKQARELYLQGKTAMFFYSTYIMDDLALAEVQTKFVSKFDPKLVENTGFAPYMTHSRKSSFGQVVSLAIIKETKNKLGAWKFLNFMFDPENYVKFLHMAPGGMLPTTKEMVESPEFLKDPKGIYERYGKEKIMEIIDGLSNVEKFGYVNGKVFPEMGKISGAFIIGKGIVRMFDNNETPEEILNYWESEMKKVTGK; translated from the coding sequence ATGAAAAAGTTTTTCTTCATAATTTCATTGATATTAGTATTCACTGTAGTGTTAGGTCAGGGGAAATTAGTATTCTGGCACACTCAGGTTGAAGAAAACAGGCAAAAGATTATTAATCAACTTGTTGAAACATTTGAGATTGAAACAGGAATCAACGTTGATGTTGTAGCAGTTGAAGAAAACGAAATGTTCTCAAAACTCGCTGCTGCAAAAGCCGCTGGTACTCTTCCCGATATAATTGAAGCCGGCGCAGAAACAGTATTAAGTCTGGGAGCAGATGGACTTCTTGATACAATTCTTCCAACAAGATTTATCAATTCAGCAGCTACTTTTTATGAAGGGGCTGCAAGATTTGTTAGAACACCTGATGGAGAAAGTTTTTATGCAGTTCCTTTCCATGGATGGGTACAGGGTATCTGGTACAGAAAAGATTGGTTTGAAAAAGCAGGTCTGGAACCACCTGTAACATGGGACGCTATTTTAAAAGCCGCAAAATACTTCCATAATCCTGATAAAGGTATTTACGGAATAGTTCTTGCTAAAAATGCAGATTCTTACGCAGAACAAGTTTTCACAATTTTTGCTTTGTCAAATGGAGCGAGAATTTTCGATGAGAATGGAAACATAATAGTGAATTCTCCACAAATGAAAGAAGCTCTTTCTTTCTACAAAGAACTTGGAAAATATTCCGCGCCTGGTCACACATACTGGAAGCAAGCAAGAGAATTATATTTGCAGGGAAAAACAGCCATGTTTTTCTACTCCACATACATTATGGATGATTTAGCTCTCGCAGAAGTTCAAACAAAATTTGTATCAAAATTTGATCCAAAATTAGTTGAAAACACAGGGTTTGCTCCCTACATGACACATTCTCGAAAATCATCATTTGGTCAGGTAGTTTCCCTTGCAATAATCAAAGAAACAAAAAATAAGCTTGGAGCATGGAAATTTTTAAATTTCATGTTTGATCCAGAAAATTATGTGAAATTCCTTCATATGGCTCCCGGTGGAATGCTTCCAACAACAAAAGAAATGGTAGAAAGCCCTGAATTTTTAAAAGATCCAAAAGGTATTTACGAAAGATATGGAAAAGAAAAGATAATGGAAATTATAGATGGTTTATCAAATGTTGAAAAATTTGGCTATGTTAATGGAAAGGTTTTCCCGGAAATGGGTAAAATATCCGGAGCTTTCATAATAGGAAAAGGAATTGTAAGAATGTTCGACAACAACGAAACTCCAGAAGAAATCTTAAATTACTGGGAATCTGAAATGAAAAAAGTTACAGGAAAATAA
- a CDS encoding carbohydrate ABC transporter permease, producing MKLTISQKEERFAWKLVIPTVLLLMLLILYPVLYNIYISFFDVGITSMKFVGLENYKKILADSDFWKSFGITIAFTLLTVIGSLFFGLIVALMMNKEFKGRSLMRTIILLPYITPLISIVSSWHYIFDPSLGPFIDFFGRKLGWISSELDLLNNVNNAFVVVSVFNIWRNFPFVYLMILSKLQSIPSELYEAAEIDGANSWQRFKNITFPELYFVMAAVGLLRGIWNFYKFDEVYLMSKSAGTLPIYIYERVIGTTSPEFGIAAAIATILMVVMVTLIIFYVKKVLKW from the coding sequence TTGAAGCTAACGATCAGTCAAAAAGAAGAGAGGTTTGCCTGGAAACTTGTAATACCAACTGTACTTTTATTAATGCTTCTTATTTTATACCCTGTCCTGTACAATATATACATATCTTTTTTTGATGTAGGAATCACCTCTATGAAATTTGTTGGACTTGAGAATTATAAGAAAATACTTGCTGACTCAGACTTCTGGAAATCTTTTGGAATAACTATAGCGTTTACATTGCTGACAGTAATCGGGAGCTTATTTTTTGGACTCATTGTAGCTCTTATGATGAATAAAGAATTTAAAGGAAGAAGTTTAATGAGAACAATAATTCTTTTGCCTTATATAACACCGTTAATTTCTATTGTTTCTTCGTGGCATTATATTTTTGATCCAAGTCTTGGACCATTTATAGATTTCTTTGGCAGAAAACTTGGATGGATTTCCTCTGAACTTGATCTTTTGAACAACGTAAACAACGCTTTTGTAGTTGTCTCAGTTTTTAACATCTGGAGAAATTTTCCGTTTGTGTACCTTATGATCCTCTCCAAACTACAATCAATACCTTCTGAACTTTACGAAGCAGCTGAAATAGATGGAGCTAATTCCTGGCAAAGGTTTAAAAATATAACATTTCCAGAGTTATACTTTGTTATGGCAGCAGTGGGACTTTTAAGGGGTATATGGAATTTTTACAAATTCGACGAAGTTTACCTTATGAGTAAAAGCGCCGGGACATTACCTATATACATATACGAAAGAGTCATAGGAACCACTTCTCCAGAATTTGGTATAGCAGCTGCTATTGCAACTATATTAATGGTGGTTATGGTAACTCTCATCATCTTCTACGTAAAGAAGGTGCTAAAATGGTAA